Proteins from a genomic interval of Acetobacterium woodii DSM 1030:
- a CDS encoding methyl-accepting chemotaxis protein: protein MKINENKRRSESIKGKLLLGVLGVTILVFAICIGVFTYNAYSSSLNQAKSYTQSQADSYANDINNEITKVEIVPKTLALSFEGMKNGHQTNRDQAIDILKKVLEDNPNIFDIWMIWEPDAFDGNDEAYKNKPGYDETGRLVPYVYKNGNSIVTEAIPNYTVEAENAYYQLPFKSGKEVVMEPYVSIIDNEPISMTTISFPIKSGNTVLGVVGVDIELSALKSLVSEITLYQTGYAELISNQGAILAHPTTDLVGSDAYASYDHAVIGDAVTKGEPLIFEGSSDATGKNSVIAMAPISFGETETPWSLMVVVPQNEITSNARNNIMVALLCTFIAIVLLAIAINKIAKSITNPIGQVNKMIQEMTKGHLSMRLHMEANDEIGEMAAAMDKMADTLQFTVINTVKNIAAGDVSYNIEITDSQDEITPALKQTVERIRELVAETNRLSAAAVEGKLDIRGDANAFSGGFKDIVVGINNTLDAVIEPINMASNYMEKIGQGIIPERITKTYYGDFDGLKNSINACIDGLGGLVEANMILGKLGRNDFSDKIENDYQGIYGEMCAAINNIRRKLDHIEDINNNIANGDLRDLADLKSRGRHSEKDNLIPSFIRMLDNIKTLVDETEEMSKCAVQGNFEYRGDASRLPGKYAEVILGFNQTLDAIIEPLIEASQVLQELANGNLQVKVIGDYKGDHAKIKNDLNTTIVALDGYVNEIANTLASIGKGNMDHHITADYLGDFSTIKNALNEITTRLSTTLSDINDVATQVEVGSRLISDGGQTLAQGTTEQASSTQELSASIDEVAAETKQNALRASEANERSVQVRKNAELGNSQMSKMVSAMQEINVSSNDISKIIKVIDDIAFQTNILALNAAVEAARAGAHGKGFAVVAQEVRNLAARSADAAKETTTLIEGSIEKVGVGGKIADETAESLKQILKEIDQVAALVGTIAQASNEQASEIAQITQGIEQVAQVVQTNSATAEKSAAASEELTGQAEMLKQMVDAFQLKQQ from the coding sequence ATGAAAATTAACGAAAACAAGAGGCGGTCAGAGTCGATTAAGGGTAAGCTACTTTTGGGTGTATTAGGTGTAACAATACTTGTTTTTGCAATTTGTATTGGCGTATTCACTTATAATGCTTATAGCTCTTCACTGAATCAGGCGAAGAGCTATACTCAATCTCAGGCGGACAGTTATGCAAATGATATTAATAATGAGATCACCAAAGTAGAGATTGTTCCTAAAACGTTAGCGCTGTCCTTTGAAGGCATGAAAAATGGGCATCAGACAAACCGTGATCAGGCCATTGACATCTTGAAAAAGGTGTTGGAGGATAATCCCAATATTTTTGATATCTGGATGATTTGGGAACCTGATGCTTTTGATGGCAATGATGAAGCTTATAAAAACAAACCGGGTTATGATGAAACTGGTCGACTCGTACCTTATGTTTATAAAAACGGGAACAGCATCGTTACTGAGGCCATTCCTAATTATACGGTTGAAGCAGAAAATGCCTATTATCAACTGCCCTTTAAATCTGGGAAAGAAGTTGTAATGGAGCCATATGTAAGTATCATTGATAATGAACCAATTTCAATGACAACAATCTCCTTTCCGATTAAATCGGGGAATACTGTTTTGGGTGTTGTCGGGGTTGATATTGAACTAAGCGCGCTAAAATCACTGGTTTCAGAGATTACCTTATATCAGACCGGTTATGCAGAATTGATTTCCAACCAGGGGGCGATACTTGCTCATCCGACGACTGATTTAGTTGGCAGTGATGCTTATGCAAGCTATGATCATGCGGTTATTGGTGATGCAGTCACAAAAGGCGAACCCCTTATCTTTGAAGGATCGTCTGATGCTACGGGCAAAAATAGTGTGATCGCAATGGCCCCGATTTCTTTTGGAGAAACAGAAACGCCATGGTCGCTGATGGTCGTAGTTCCACAAAATGAAATTACTTCAAATGCTCGAAATAATATTATGGTAGCACTGTTGTGCACCTTTATAGCGATCGTACTGCTGGCAATTGCAATTAATAAGATTGCCAAATCGATAACGAATCCGATTGGACAAGTTAATAAGATGATTCAGGAAATGACGAAAGGCCATTTGAGTATGCGTCTTCATATGGAGGCCAATGATGAAATTGGAGAAATGGCTGCGGCAATGGATAAAATGGCTGATACGCTTCAATTTACGGTGATTAACACTGTGAAGAACATTGCAGCAGGGGACGTTTCCTATAACATCGAAATAACAGATTCCCAGGATGAAATCACACCCGCTTTGAAACAAACCGTTGAAAGGATTCGCGAGCTGGTTGCCGAGACCAATCGGTTATCGGCGGCAGCCGTTGAAGGAAAACTTGATATCCGTGGGGATGCCAATGCTTTTAGTGGTGGATTTAAAGACATTGTGGTTGGCATAAACAATACGCTTGATGCTGTTATTGAGCCAATCAACATGGCTTCGAATTATATGGAAAAAATCGGACAGGGGATTATTCCTGAACGAATTACAAAAACATATTACGGAGATTTCGATGGTCTCAAAAACAGTATTAATGCTTGTATCGATGGGTTAGGTGGATTGGTAGAAGCAAATATGATTTTAGGAAAATTAGGTCGAAATGATTTTAGTGATAAAATTGAAAATGATTATCAGGGGATTTATGGAGAAATGTGCGCAGCCATCAATAATATTCGCAGAAAACTTGATCATATTGAAGACATCAATAACAATATTGCTAACGGTGACTTACGTGATTTGGCTGACTTGAAAAGTAGAGGAAGGCATTCCGAAAAGGACAATCTGATCCCCAGTTTTATTAGGATGTTGGATAACATTAAGACATTGGTTGACGAAACAGAAGAAATGTCGAAATGTGCAGTTCAGGGCAATTTTGAGTATCGGGGTGATGCCAGTCGGCTGCCAGGGAAATATGCTGAGGTGATTTTAGGGTTCAATCAGACTTTAGATGCCATCATTGAGCCGTTGATTGAAGCTTCTCAGGTTTTGCAGGAGTTGGCAAATGGTAACTTGCAGGTAAAAGTGATAGGCGATTATAAAGGGGACCATGCGAAAATTAAAAACGATCTAAACACAACCATTGTGGCTCTGGATGGTTATGTCAATGAGATTGCCAATACTTTAGCTTCTATCGGAAAAGGCAATATGGATCATCATATTACGGCAGATTATCTGGGTGATTTTTCGACTATTAAAAATGCACTAAACGAAATTACAACCCGTCTAAGCACGACGTTGTCAGATATTAATGATGTAGCAACTCAGGTAGAAGTTGGTTCTAGATTAATTTCAGATGGGGGACAGACGCTTGCTCAGGGTACCACCGAACAAGCCAGTTCAACTCAGGAACTTTCTGCGTCGATTGATGAGGTGGCGGCGGAAACGAAACAAAATGCTCTTCGTGCCAGCGAAGCGAATGAGCGGTCAGTGCAAGTTCGAAAGAATGCTGAATTGGGAAATAGTCAGATGAGCAAAATGGTTTCAGCGATGCAAGAAATAAATGTTTCATCCAATGATATTTCAAAAATCATCAAAGTGATTGATGATATTGCTTTTCAGACCAATATTCTAGCATTAAATGCAGCTGTGGAAGCTGCTCGCGCGGGAGCGCATGGCAAGGGATTTGCTGTGGTTGCTCAGGAAGTTAGAAACCTGGCCGCACGAAGTGCCGATGCCGCCAAAGAAACAACGACCTTAATTGAAGGCTCGATTGAAAAAGTAGGCGTTGGTGGAAAAATCGCCGATGAGACAGCTGAAAGTCTAAAACAAATTCTTAAAGAAATTGATCAGGTTGCTGCTTTGGTGGGTACGATTGCCCAGGCATCGAATGAACAGGCATCAGAGATCGCCCAGATTACCCAGGGCATTGAACAGGTTGCTCAGGTGGTTCAAACCAATTCGGCCACCGCCGAAAAAAGCGCGGCTGCCAGTGAAGAACTAACCGGTCAGGCTGAAATGCTTAAACAGATGGTTGATGCCTTTCAGTTAAAACAACAATAG
- a CDS encoding putative bifunctional diguanylate cyclase/phosphodiesterase, whose amino-acid sequence MTIKKIKKFFNTVIYKNLDKNEEAMDIGFWKNRIFSLLSFFLVFLGGPVLLYGSYLFYWDGDIALALVEAAFVGIFLIATYKKNLKIEYRKFMIVLSIYAISIILLIYTGPYGAGMTSVVFSFILGVSLLNKKHNEIFFAINIVIFIVLTGLFSFGFFSGLNIEIFKNSWMINVITTQLYVLTLIYLFNIIYDGLGKQTQKIIESKLLLAASEEKYRLLADTMADVIWVFNVNTQKFIYISPSIENLRGFTVEEAMAEKLDETMTMKSAQMFHQEISRTAKEFITEPESPKRYINEIQQICKNGELVWVEVSSRYRYNELGEIEIVSSSRNINERKMKEKEITYIDFHDPLTGLLNRKAFTKNMYEAIIKGQKRSVIIINIDNFRIINDALGHREGDEVLSGMAAKIVEIVGQNGFVYRYGGDEFVIIVDSLKCQQVKKLARQVLKTISTQFMVENRLFYLTASLGIGLGSEQVDLEQTVKNADTALYIAKKQKNNITIYGHEMDQTRTREAILEEDLKTALEKGEFELFYQPIYDQKNSEINQAEALLRWNHSNLGMISPSDFIPIAEKTKLIIPITDWVIYEVCQKIKQWNELGIDKMTVSINISLLSLENRGAELTESVKNGIQKAGIKAEKVKLEITESILIRDTDEIVNVFDALKKIGVKLALDDFGTGYSSFGCMKDLPLDIIKLDRSLISNIVTDEREQMIAQSMIAIIHALNIQVVAEGVETSEQLEYLKQYGCDFIQGFFFSRPLPASEFIKYYFSMKKMS is encoded by the coding sequence ATGACGATAAAGAAGATTAAAAAATTTTTTAATACGGTAATCTATAAAAACCTTGATAAAAATGAAGAAGCAATGGATATTGGATTTTGGAAAAATAGAATTTTTTCATTACTGTCGTTTTTTCTTGTTTTTTTAGGGGGGCCGGTATTGCTGTATGGCTCATATTTGTTCTATTGGGATGGTGATATCGCATTGGCTTTGGTAGAGGCCGCTTTTGTGGGAATATTTCTTATTGCCACCTATAAAAAGAATTTAAAAATAGAATATCGAAAATTTATGATTGTCTTGAGTATCTATGCAATCAGTATTATCCTGCTTATTTATACAGGTCCATATGGAGCCGGAATGACCAGTGTTGTTTTTTCTTTTATTTTGGGTGTATCGCTGCTGAACAAAAAACACAACGAAATATTTTTCGCCATAAATATTGTTATCTTTATTGTTTTGACCGGACTGTTTAGTTTTGGTTTTTTTAGCGGCTTGAATATTGAAATATTTAAAAATAGTTGGATGATCAATGTAATTACAACGCAGTTGTATGTGCTGACTTTAATTTATTTATTTAATATTATCTATGATGGTTTGGGCAAACAAACCCAAAAAATTATTGAATCAAAGTTGTTGCTAGCTGCCAGTGAGGAAAAATATCGTCTCCTTGCGGATACCATGGCAGATGTTATTTGGGTATTTAATGTAAATACCCAAAAATTTATTTATATCAGCCCTTCAATCGAAAATCTGCGGGGATTCACAGTAGAAGAAGCAATGGCTGAAAAACTTGACGAAACAATGACAATGAAGTCGGCACAAATGTTTCATCAAGAAATTTCACGTACTGCTAAAGAATTTATTACTGAGCCGGAATCTCCCAAACGTTATATTAATGAGATTCAGCAAATTTGTAAAAATGGTGAGCTGGTCTGGGTGGAAGTTTCGTCCCGATATCGTTACAATGAATTGGGTGAAATTGAGATTGTCAGTTCCAGCCGTAATATCAACGAACGAAAAATGAAAGAAAAAGAAATTACATATATCGATTTTCATGATCCGCTCACTGGTTTGTTAAATCGAAAAGCGTTTACGAAAAACATGTATGAAGCGATCATAAAGGGACAAAAAAGGTCTGTTATTATTATTAATATTGATAATTTCAGAATTATTAATGATGCTCTTGGTCATCGGGAGGGCGATGAAGTGCTTTCAGGAATGGCGGCAAAAATCGTGGAGATTGTTGGTCAAAATGGCTTTGTTTATCGATATGGCGGTGATGAGTTTGTGATTATTGTCGACTCACTTAAGTGTCAGCAAGTGAAAAAGCTGGCTCGGCAAGTACTTAAGACAATTTCTACGCAGTTTATGGTAGAAAATAGACTTTTTTATTTAACTGCCAGTCTTGGAATCGGCTTAGGTTCAGAGCAGGTCGATCTTGAACAAACGGTAAAAAATGCGGATACAGCATTATATATCGCTAAAAAACAAAAAAATAATATCACGATCTATGGTCATGAAATGGATCAAACCAGAACACGGGAGGCGATACTGGAAGAAGATCTGAAAACCGCTCTTGAAAAAGGTGAATTTGAACTTTTTTATCAACCGATTTATGATCAGAAAAATAGTGAGATTAATCAGGCAGAAGCGCTGTTGCGGTGGAACCACTCAAACCTTGGGATGATCTCACCAAGCGATTTTATTCCCATCGCCGAAAAAACAAAACTGATTATTCCAATCACTGATTGGGTAATTTATGAAGTTTGTCAAAAAATAAAGCAATGGAATGAGCTTGGTATTGATAAAATGACAGTTAGTATTAATATCTCGCTTTTATCATTAGAAAATCGTGGGGCGGAATTAACTGAATCCGTAAAAAATGGGATCCAGAAAGCAGGGATCAAAGCGGAAAAGGTCAAACTTGAGATAACAGAAAGTATTTTGATTCGCGATACCGATGAAATTGTAAATGTTTTTGATGCGTTGAAAAAAATTGGTGTAAAATTAGCACTCGATGATTTTGGCACGGGTTATTCATCTTTTGGCTGTATGAAAGATTTGCCGCTCGATATTATAAAATTGGATCGGTCTTTAATTAGTAATATTGTTACTGATGAGCGAGAACAAATGATTGCGCAATCAATGATTGCCATCATTCATGCACTTAATATCCAGGTGGTTGCCGAAGGCGTTGAGACAAGCGAACAACTGGAATACTTAAAACAATATGGCTGTGATTTTATTCAAGGGTTCTTTTTTAGTCGACCACTACCAGCCAGTGAATTTATAAAGTATTATTTTAGCATGAAAAAGATGAGTTAA
- a CDS encoding dynamin family protein: MQDTKILSILKEVEILLSRTGISDDEIKKVVEIRNKIENNELVISVIGQFKRGKTSLINALLGADVLPIGVIPVTSVATKIQYGEEGVMVHFKNGEKERICLNDLIRFVAEQENPNNQKGVSFVNLYLPFDFLRNGLVLVDTPGVGSVHQNNTDEAYAFMKKSDAIIFMLSVDSPINEIEYEFLVSSKKYASKFYFTVNKIDTISCDDLNAYLNYCRNILREIMSAETIALFPISAKTKSGMNELLGHIEEDIQDSTASIIIDSVKIKLRDILKLALDHLEFYRNASNMPLKDLEQKREELISRLESLDQLAKESTYYLQQQIDELLEEIRIVIHRESEGIEEQLIAILNNGYEQYQNRKTKILDEKFRFLIETDLSNYLINLNDQGLETLVNGYDKLTELFNNKIDAVKDYLENIIFELFGTVYHYKKSIYKLSQRDDFYVRIKQQPVAFLVDINDFIYLMPRGWANKKIYSRYQKKIQSDVEHNVNNMIYNYQYKLKESVRELKYYFQNESESLKREIEDLINQVIDDKKIIATKLSAKLEELDSIYKQLEELLLKI; this comes from the coding sequence ATGCAGGATACAAAAATATTGTCGATTTTAAAAGAAGTCGAGATACTGTTGAGTAGAACCGGTATCAGTGATGATGAGATTAAAAAAGTTGTTGAGATTCGGAATAAAATAGAAAATAATGAGTTGGTTATTTCTGTTATCGGCCAGTTTAAACGCGGTAAAACATCATTAATCAATGCCCTTTTAGGTGCTGACGTGCTGCCTATAGGGGTGATACCGGTTACTTCGGTAGCAACTAAAATTCAATATGGAGAAGAGGGCGTAATGGTTCATTTTAAAAATGGTGAAAAAGAGCGCATCTGCCTGAATGACTTGATCCGTTTTGTCGCGGAACAAGAAAACCCCAATAACCAGAAGGGGGTGTCATTTGTTAATCTTTATTTACCCTTTGATTTTTTAAGAAATGGACTTGTGTTGGTGGATACTCCGGGGGTTGGTTCTGTTCATCAGAATAACACTGATGAGGCTTACGCTTTTATGAAAAAGAGTGATGCCATTATTTTTATGCTGTCGGTAGATAGCCCAATCAATGAAATTGAATATGAATTTCTAGTTTCATCAAAGAAATATGCTTCCAAATTTTATTTTACGGTAAATAAAATCGATACGATTAGTTGTGATGATTTAAATGCTTATCTGAACTATTGCCGGAATATTCTGCGGGAGATTATGTCAGCAGAAACCATTGCTCTGTTTCCTATTAGTGCAAAAACAAAATCGGGAATGAATGAGCTATTGGGGCACATTGAAGAAGATATTCAAGATTCAACCGCATCTATAATCATCGATTCTGTTAAAATCAAACTGCGGGATATTTTAAAATTAGCGCTTGACCATCTCGAATTTTATCGCAATGCCAGCAATATGCCGCTGAAAGATCTGGAACAAAAACGTGAAGAACTAATTAGTCGATTGGAAAGTTTGGATCAACTTGCAAAAGAATCGACGTACTATCTTCAGCAGCAGATCGATGAATTGCTTGAAGAGATTCGAATCGTAATTCATCGCGAATCTGAAGGGATTGAAGAACAGTTGATAGCGATACTTAACAATGGGTACGAACAATATCAAAATAGAAAAACTAAAATTCTTGATGAAAAGTTTAGATTTCTGATCGAAACCGATTTAAGTAACTATCTCATTAACCTTAATGATCAGGGGTTAGAAACGCTTGTAAACGGGTATGATAAGTTAACAGAGTTATTTAACAATAAGATTGATGCGGTTAAAGATTATCTGGAAAATATCATCTTTGAACTGTTCGGCACAGTATATCATTATAAAAAATCAATATATAAACTATCACAACGGGATGATTTTTACGTGCGTATTAAGCAGCAGCCAGTAGCTTTTCTGGTCGATATAAATGATTTCATTTATCTGATGCCACGGGGATGGGCCAATAAAAAAATTTACAGCCGCTATCAAAAGAAAATACAAAGTGATGTTGAACATAATGTTAACAACATGATTTACAATTATCAATATAAATTAAAAGAAAGTGTTCGAGAACTAAAATATTATTTTCAAAATGAATCCGAGTCCTTAAAAAGAGAAATTGAGGATCTGATAAATCAGGTGATCGATGATAAAAAAATCATCGCAACAAAACTGAGTGCAAAACTAGAAGAGTTGGACAGCATCTATAAGCAATTGGAGGAGTTACTGTTAAAAATTTGA
- a CDS encoding P-II family nitrogen regulator, giving the protein MKLLVFVLSQTEKLDDLLAAFAAENICGATILESTGMARYLSNKHDEDEIPILGSLRTFLNPNVANGNVIFMLIEEENIPKAINAIESNVCSLDEKDSGIVFTIPVDFTKGICTIGS; this is encoded by the coding sequence ATGAAACTATTAGTTTTTGTATTAAGTCAAACTGAAAAACTAGATGACTTATTAGCCGCATTTGCAGCGGAAAACATCTGTGGCGCTACTATTTTGGAAAGCACTGGGATGGCCAGATATCTCAGCAATAAACACGATGAGGATGAGATTCCAATTTTAGGTTCGCTGCGAACTTTCTTAAATCCAAATGTTGCAAATGGTAATGTTATTTTCATGTTAATTGAAGAAGAAAATATCCCCAAAGCAATTAATGCTATTGAATCCAATGTATGCAGTCTGGATGAAAAAGATTCCGGTATCGTGTTCACGATTCCGGTTGATTTCACGAAAGGAATTTGTACTATTGGAAGCTAA
- a CDS encoding cation:proton antiporter: MEANIILEVSLMLFSGILFGRLAKFFKMPNVTGYLIAGLLLGPSFINIIPTEMVDGFGIISDIALGFIAFSVGSQFDLNYFKKVGIAPIVIATAEALGAVILVTVVMILFGFDTKLAIMLGAIAAATAPAQTIMVINQYRAKGPLTSMLMSVVAIDDAIALIAFGFASTLVNVMNSAVQTNIFISILSPFYEVLISFILGGIAAILMKILFRWFKKPSNQICIVIAFILMTYWGADMVHGSPLLACMALGGVLVNIYRDRIESVLKTTDAFSPPIFMVFFVISGAGFQISALPAIGLIGILYVVMRVIGKMSGAWLGGKLTHQSDSICKYLGPTLMPQAGVALGLVVVASKIVPNYADQIQVIILCSTFIYSIVGPIAAKIALVKSGEIVLPDMAVKNQKL, translated from the coding sequence TTGGAAGCTAATATCATTCTCGAAGTCTCTCTGATGCTTTTTTCGGGCATCCTTTTCGGCCGTCTGGCAAAATTTTTCAAAATGCCCAATGTCACCGGTTATCTCATCGCCGGGCTCCTGCTCGGACCTTCGTTTATTAATATCATTCCGACTGAGATGGTTGACGGTTTTGGCATTATTTCGGATATTGCCCTTGGCTTTATCGCTTTTTCGGTCGGCAGCCAATTTGATTTAAACTACTTCAAAAAAGTCGGAATCGCACCCATAGTGATTGCTACAGCTGAAGCCTTAGGTGCTGTTATTTTAGTCACTGTGGTTATGATTCTCTTCGGTTTTGATACGAAGCTGGCAATTATGCTAGGGGCTATAGCCGCCGCCACTGCCCCGGCCCAAACCATCATGGTGATTAATCAGTACCGTGCCAAAGGACCATTAACATCGATGTTAATGAGTGTTGTGGCCATTGATGATGCCATTGCTCTGATTGCCTTTGGTTTTGCTTCAACCTTAGTGAATGTTATGAATTCTGCTGTTCAAACCAATATTTTCATATCCATATTAAGCCCTTTTTATGAGGTCCTTATTTCGTTTATTTTAGGCGGAATTGCTGCTATTCTGATGAAAATTCTCTTTCGTTGGTTTAAAAAACCATCCAACCAGATTTGTATCGTTATTGCTTTTATTTTAATGACTTACTGGGGCGCTGATATGGTACACGGTTCTCCATTACTCGCCTGCATGGCTCTTGGTGGTGTATTGGTTAATATTTATCGGGACCGTATTGAAAGTGTTCTTAAAACGACAGATGCCTTTTCACCGCCAATTTTTATGGTTTTTTTCGTCATTTCGGGGGCTGGTTTCCAAATTTCCGCACTACCGGCTATTGGTCTCATTGGAATCTTGTATGTCGTGATGCGTGTAATTGGTAAAATGAGCGGTGCCTGGCTTGGTGGCAAACTGACCCATCAATCTGATAGTATCTGTAAATATCTGGGACCAACGCTGATGCCGCAAGCCGGTGTTGCCTTAGGTCTGGTAGTGGTTGCTTCTAAAATAGTACCTAACTATGCCGACCAGATTCAAGTTATTATTTTGTGTTCAACCTTTATTTATTCTATTGTTGGGCCAATTGCCGCCAAAATTGCATTAGTTAAATCAGGTGAAATTGTCCTTCCTGATATGGCCGTAAAAAACCAAAAGCTTTAA